A stretch of the Erwinia sp. SLM-02 genome encodes the following:
- the thiB gene encoding thiamine ABC transporter substrate binding subunit, giving the protein MLKKILPLLVLFSLPAAAAKDTLTVYTYDSFSADWGPGPAVKKAFEAQCNCELKFVALADGVSLLNRLRMEGKNSQADVVLGLDNNLLDAAEKTGLFAASQVNTDSSNVPGGWKNSTFVPFDYGWFAFVYDKTRLKNPPKSLKELVESDRPLKVIYEDPRTSTPGLGLLLWMQKVYGEQSPAAWQKLAQKTVTVTKGWSEAYGLFLKGESDMVLSYTTSPAYHLIEEKKDQYAAASFSEGHYLQVEVAGQLKASKQPKLAQEFMQFLLTPAFQNTIATGNWMYPAIKTTLPAGFDTLTVPATTLQYSAQDVARQRSQWIGKWQRAVSR; this is encoded by the coding sequence GTGTTAAAAAAAATCTTACCTCTGCTGGTGCTGTTCTCGCTGCCCGCCGCTGCCGCGAAAGACACGCTGACCGTTTATACCTACGACTCGTTCTCCGCCGACTGGGGCCCCGGCCCGGCGGTCAAAAAAGCCTTTGAAGCGCAGTGCAACTGCGAGCTGAAGTTTGTCGCGCTGGCGGATGGCGTGTCGTTGCTGAACCGCCTGCGGATGGAAGGCAAAAACAGCCAGGCCGACGTGGTGCTGGGGCTGGACAACAATCTGCTGGATGCGGCAGAAAAAACCGGCCTGTTCGCCGCCAGCCAGGTGAATACCGACAGCAGTAACGTACCCGGCGGCTGGAAAAACAGCACCTTCGTCCCGTTTGACTATGGCTGGTTTGCCTTTGTTTATGACAAAACCCGGCTGAAAAATCCGCCGAAAAGCCTGAAAGAACTGGTCGAGAGCGACCGTCCGCTGAAAGTCATTTATGAAGATCCGCGCACCAGCACGCCGGGCCTGGGCCTGCTGCTGTGGATGCAGAAGGTGTACGGCGAACAGTCTCCGGCGGCGTGGCAGAAGCTGGCGCAAAAAACGGTAACCGTGACCAAAGGCTGGAGCGAAGCCTACGGCCTGTTCCTCAAGGGCGAAAGCGATATGGTGCTGAGCTACACCACCTCCCCTGCTTACCACCTGATTGAAGAGAAAAAAGACCAGTATGCCGCCGCCAGCTTCAGCGAAGGCCACTACCTGCAGGTGGAAGTGGCCGGGCAGCTTAAGGCCAGCAAACAGCCGAAGCTGGCGCAGGAATTTATGCAGTTCCTGCTGACCCCGGCGTTCCAGAACACCATTGCCACCGGCAACTGGATGTATCCGGCCATCAAAACCACGTTGCCTGCCGGTTTTGATACGCTCACCGTGCCGGCGACGACGCTGCAGTACAGCGCGCAGGACGTCGCCCGCCAGCGCAGCCAGTGGATCGGTAAATGGCAACGCGCCGTCAGCCGCTGA
- the rapA gene encoding RNA polymerase-associated protein RapA, with protein MPFTLGQRWISDTESELGLGTVVAVDTRMVTLLFPATGENRLYARNDSPITRVVFNPGDTITSHEGWQLEVDEVQTNNGVVSYFGTRLDTNEPAVRLSEVMLDSKLVFGKPQDRLFAGQLDRMDRFALRFRARKYQSEQYRLATSGLRGMRTSLIPHQLHIAHDVGRRHAPRVLLADEVGLGKTIEAGMIIHQQLLAGRAERILIVVPETLQHQWLVEMLRRFNLRFALFDDARYAEAQLDSDNPFDTEQMIICSLDFVRRNKQRLEKLADAEWDLMVVDEAHHLVWSEDAPSREYQVIEQLAEHIPGVLLLTATPEQLGMESHFARLRLLDPNRFHDFAQFAEEQKHFRPIADAVSMLLADKTIGNDEMNLINDLMGEQDIEPLLQVANSDREGKQAARKELISMLMDRHGTSRVLFRNTRNGVKGFPKRELHQIRLPLPTQYQTAIKVSGIMGARKSADERARDMLYPEQIYQEFEGDSGTWWNFDPRVEWLMGYLTSNRDQKVLVICAKAATALQLEQVLREREGIRAAVFHEGLSIIERDRAAAWFASEEDGAQVLLCSEIGSEGRNFQFASKLVMFDLPFNPDLLEQRIGRLDRIGQAHDIEIHVPYLEKTAQSVLVKWYHEGLDAFEHTCPTGRTIYDSAYEQLIAYLASPENQEGMDDFIHECRKQHDALKAQLEQGRDRLLELNSNGGEQAQALADLISEQDNDVELVNFALNLFDIVGINQEDRSDNLIVLTPGDHMLVPDFPGLPEDGCTITFDRNQALSREDAQYVSWEHPIIRNGLDLILSGDTGSCALSLLKNKALPVGTLLLELIYVVEAQAPKHLQLTRFLPPTPVRMLVDSKGNNLASKVEFESFNRQLNAVNRHTGSKLVNAVQQNVHEIIKLSEEQAEVEARKLIEAARVEANEKLSAELSRLEALSAVNPNIRQDEIDALESNREQVLANLDQAGWRLDALRLIVVTHQ; from the coding sequence ATGCCTTTTACACTTGGTCAACGCTGGATAAGCGATACGGAAAGCGAACTGGGATTAGGAACTGTGGTTGCCGTTGATACCCGAATGGTGACGCTGTTATTCCCCGCAACGGGCGAAAACCGCCTCTATGCCAGAAATGATTCGCCGATCACTCGCGTCGTTTTTAATCCGGGCGATACCATTACCAGCCACGAGGGCTGGCAGCTGGAAGTTGACGAAGTGCAAACCAATAACGGCGTGGTGAGTTATTTCGGTACCCGCCTCGACACCAATGAACCCGCCGTGCGTCTGAGCGAAGTGATGCTGGACAGCAAGCTGGTGTTTGGCAAGCCGCAGGATCGCCTGTTCGCCGGGCAGCTGGACCGCATGGACCGCTTTGCGCTGCGCTTCCGCGCGCGTAAATATCAGAGCGAGCAGTACCGTCTGGCCACCAGCGGCCTGCGCGGCATGCGCACCAGCCTGATCCCGCACCAGCTGCATATTGCTCACGACGTCGGCCGCCGCCATGCGCCGCGCGTGCTGCTGGCCGATGAGGTCGGTTTAGGTAAAACCATTGAAGCCGGGATGATTATCCACCAGCAGCTGCTGGCCGGTCGCGCCGAGCGCATCCTGATCGTCGTCCCGGAAACCTTACAGCATCAGTGGCTGGTTGAAATGCTGCGCCGCTTTAACCTGCGTTTCGCCCTGTTTGACGATGCGCGCTATGCCGAAGCCCAGCTCGACAGCGATAACCCGTTCGATACCGAGCAGATGATTATCTGTTCGCTGGACTTCGTGCGCCGCAACAAGCAGCGCCTTGAAAAGCTGGCCGATGCCGAATGGGACCTGATGGTGGTCGATGAAGCGCACCACCTGGTGTGGTCAGAAGATGCCCCAAGCCGTGAATATCAGGTGATTGAGCAGCTGGCCGAGCATATCCCGGGCGTACTGCTGCTGACCGCAACGCCGGAACAGCTGGGCATGGAGAGCCACTTCGCCCGCCTGCGCCTGCTGGACCCGAACCGCTTCCACGATTTCGCGCAGTTTGCCGAAGAGCAGAAGCACTTCCGCCCGATCGCCGATGCGGTATCGATGCTGCTGGCGGATAAAACCATCGGCAACGATGAGATGAACCTGATCAACGACCTGATGGGCGAGCAGGATATCGAGCCGCTGCTGCAGGTCGCTAACAGCGATCGCGAAGGCAAACAGGCCGCCCGCAAAGAGCTGATTAGCATGCTGATGGACCGCCACGGCACCAGCCGCGTGCTGTTCCGTAACACCCGTAACGGCGTGAAGGGCTTCCCGAAACGCGAGCTGCATCAAATCCGTCTGCCGCTGCCAACCCAGTACCAGACGGCGATCAAAGTGTCCGGCATCATGGGCGCCCGTAAATCCGCCGACGAACGCGCCCGCGATATGCTTTATCCGGAGCAGATTTACCAGGAATTTGAAGGCGACAGCGGCACCTGGTGGAACTTCGACCCGCGCGTTGAATGGCTGATGGGCTACCTCACCAGCAACCGCGACCAGAAAGTGCTGGTGATCTGTGCCAAAGCCGCCACCGCGCTGCAGCTGGAGCAGGTTCTGCGCGAGCGTGAAGGTATTCGCGCCGCCGTGTTCCACGAAGGCCTGTCGATTATTGAGCGTGACCGCGCGGCGGCCTGGTTTGCCTCGGAAGAGGACGGCGCTCAGGTTCTGCTGTGCTCCGAAATCGGTTCAGAAGGCCGTAACTTCCAGTTCGCCAGTAAGCTGGTGATGTTCGATCTGCCGTTTAACCCGGACCTGCTGGAGCAGCGTATCGGCCGTCTGGACCGTATCGGTCAGGCGCACGATATCGAGATCCACGTTCCCTACCTGGAAAAAACCGCCCAGTCGGTGCTGGTGAAGTGGTATCACGAAGGGCTGGATGCGTTTGAACACACCTGCCCGACCGGCCGCACCATTTACGACAGCGCCTATGAGCAGCTGATCGCCTATCTGGCCTCACCGGAAAATCAGGAAGGCATGGATGACTTTATCCACGAGTGCCGCAAGCAGCACGACGCGCTGAAAGCCCAGCTGGAGCAGGGCCGTGACCGCCTGCTGGAGCTGAACTCCAACGGCGGCGAGCAGGCGCAGGCGCTGGCCGACCTGATTTCCGAGCAGGATAATGACGTTGAGCTGGTCAACTTCGCGCTGAACCTGTTCGACATCGTCGGTATCAATCAGGAAGACCGCAGCGACAACCTGATCGTGCTGACCCCGGGCGATCATATGCTGGTGCCGGACTTCCCGGGCCTGCCGGAAGACGGCTGCACCATCACCTTTGACCGCAACCAGGCGCTGTCGCGCGAAGATGCGCAGTACGTCAGCTGGGAGCATCCGATCATCCGCAACGGTCTGGATCTGATCCTTTCCGGCGATACCGGCAGCTGTGCGCTGTCGCTGCTGAAGAACAAGGCGCTGCCGGTGGGTACCCTGCTGCTGGAGCTGATTTACGTGGTGGAAGCCCAGGCGCCTAAGCATCTGCAGCTGACCCGCTTCCTGCCGCCAACGCCGGTACGTATGCTGGTGGACAGCAAAGGCAACAACCTCGCCAGCAAGGTTGAGTTCGAAAGCTTTAACCGTCAGCTGAACGCGGTGAACCGCCATACCGGCAGCAAGCTGGTGAACGCGGTGCAGCAGAACGTGCACGAGATCATCAAGCTTTCTGAAGAGCAGGCCGAAGTGGAAGCGCGCAAGCTGATTGAAGCCGCCCGGGTGGAAGCCAACGAGAAGCTGAGCGCCGAGCTGTCGCGTCTGGAAGCGCTGAGCGCGGTCAATCCGAACATCCGTCAGGATGAGATTGATGCGCTGGAAAGCAATCGTGAGCAGGTGCTGGCTAATCTGGACCAGGCCGGCTGGCGTCTGGACGCGCTGCGTCTGATCGTTGTTACCCACCAGTAA
- the thiQ gene encoding thiamine ABC transporter ATP-binding protein ThiQ has protein sequence MLSLTNLTYLYNHLPMRFSFSAQAGERLAILGPSGAGKSTLLSLIAGFLHASSGSLLLDGQDHRDSPPARRPVSMLFQENNLFPHLTVAQNIGLGLHPGLKLSHRQKQVLQDIARRVGLEEQLQRLPHQLSGGQRQRAALARCLVRQQPVLLLDEPFSALDPALRKEMLDLVNRVCSERNITLLMVSHSIEDAAQIAPRSLLIVDGRVYWDGSTAQLQQGEVDEAAILGIHRR, from the coding sequence ATGTTAAGCCTGACTAACCTGACCTACCTCTACAACCATCTGCCGATGCGCTTTAGCTTCAGCGCGCAGGCGGGTGAACGGCTGGCGATCCTCGGCCCCAGCGGCGCGGGCAAAAGCACGCTGCTCAGCCTGATCGCCGGTTTCCTTCACGCCAGCAGCGGCAGCCTGCTGCTGGATGGTCAGGATCATCGTGATTCTCCCCCGGCCAGGCGTCCGGTATCGATGCTGTTTCAGGAGAACAATCTCTTTCCACATTTGACGGTGGCGCAAAACATCGGGCTTGGGCTGCATCCGGGGCTGAAGCTGAGCCACCGGCAAAAACAGGTTCTGCAGGACATAGCCCGCCGCGTCGGTCTGGAAGAACAGCTGCAGCGGCTGCCGCATCAGCTTTCCGGCGGCCAGCGCCAGCGCGCCGCCCTCGCCCGCTGCCTGGTTCGCCAGCAGCCGGTTCTGCTGCTGGATGAGCCTTTTTCCGCGCTCGACCCGGCTTTGCGTAAGGAGATGCTGGATCTGGTAAATCGGGTGTGCAGCGAGCGAAATATTACGCTGCTGATGGTGTCGCACAGTATTGAAGACGCGGCGCAGATTGCCCCCCGCAGCCTGCTGATTGTAGACGGCAGGGTTTACTGGGACGGCAGCACCGCGCAGCTACAGCAGGGCGAGGTTGATGAAGCGGCGATTCTGGGGATTCATCGCCGCTAA
- the polB gene encoding DNA polymerase II encodes MNNAQAGFLLTRHWRDTPSGSEVTLWLATDSGPQCVVLPPQESVAFMPAEHQDAAAALLSGERDWRFAPLTLKDFRQRPVVGLYCKQYRQLQKLEKLLRENGIALFEADVRPPERFLMERFITAAVWFSGQPAGPRQVNTRLKPHPDYRPPLKWVSLDIETTQHGELYCIGLEGCGQRDVYMLGPENGDASQLDFNLEYVSSRPQLLEKLNDWFARHDPDVLIGWNVVQFDLRVLQKHADRYGIPLRLGRGHNNVLEWREHGFKPGIFFAQASGRLIIDGIEALKSAFWNFDSFSLEAVSRELLGEGKAINNPWQRMEEINQRFAEDKPALAHYNLKDCELVTRIFQHTELMPFLLERASVNGLAVDRHGGSVAAFGHLYLPRMHRAGFVAPNLGEIAPEASPGGYVMDSRPGLYDSVLVLDYKSLYPSIIRTFLIDPVGLVEGMAHPGDADSVPGFRGARFSRSNHCLPDIVSQIWAGREAAKKQGNKPLSQALKIIMNAFYGVLGTSACRFFDPRLASSITLRGHEIMRQTRELIEAEGYDVIYGDTDSTFVWLKSPHDEEQAGAIGQRLVEKVNQWWQQHVSEEYGLTSALELEYETHFSRFLMPTIRGAEQGSKKRYAGMVKNSGGEKMIFKGLETVRTDWTPLAQKFQQELYLKIFKQQPYQDYIRETVRKLLDGELDEQLVYSKRLRRPLGDYQRNVPPHVRAARIADDVNQKLGHPLQYQNGGKIRYVIATSGPEPLEARTTPLDYDHYLTRQLQPVADGILPFLEDDFAALVTGQLGLF; translated from the coding sequence GTGAACAACGCACAAGCAGGATTTCTGTTAACCCGCCACTGGCGCGATACGCCTTCAGGCAGTGAAGTCACCCTGTGGCTGGCCACCGACAGCGGCCCGCAGTGCGTGGTGCTGCCGCCGCAGGAGTCTGTCGCGTTCATGCCCGCCGAACACCAGGATGCCGCAGCCGCCCTGCTGTCAGGCGAGCGCGACTGGCGTTTTGCCCCGCTCACGTTGAAAGATTTCCGCCAGCGCCCGGTGGTCGGCCTGTACTGCAAACAGTATCGCCAGCTGCAGAAGCTGGAAAAGCTGCTGCGCGAAAACGGCATTGCCCTGTTTGAGGCCGATGTGCGCCCGCCGGAACGCTTTCTGATGGAGCGCTTTATCACCGCCGCCGTCTGGTTCAGCGGCCAGCCGGCCGGCCCCCGGCAGGTCAATACCCGCCTGAAACCTCATCCCGACTATCGCCCGCCGCTCAAATGGGTATCGCTGGATATCGAAACCACCCAGCACGGTGAGCTGTACTGCATCGGCCTGGAGGGCTGCGGCCAGCGCGATGTGTATATGCTCGGCCCGGAGAACGGCGATGCCAGCCAGCTCGACTTTAATCTGGAATACGTTTCCAGCCGCCCGCAGCTGCTGGAAAAGCTCAACGACTGGTTTGCCCGCCACGACCCGGACGTGCTGATCGGCTGGAACGTGGTGCAGTTTGACCTGCGTGTGCTGCAAAAGCACGCCGACCGCTACGGCATTCCGCTGCGCCTGGGCCGCGGACATAACAACGTGCTGGAGTGGCGAGAGCACGGCTTCAAGCCGGGCATCTTCTTTGCACAGGCCAGCGGGCGGCTGATTATCGACGGTATCGAAGCTCTGAAGTCCGCCTTCTGGAACTTCGACTCCTTCAGCCTGGAGGCCGTTTCCCGCGAGCTGCTGGGCGAGGGTAAGGCGATTAATAACCCCTGGCAGCGCATGGAGGAGATCAACCAGCGCTTTGCGGAAGATAAACCGGCGCTGGCGCACTACAACCTCAAGGACTGCGAGCTGGTCACGCGCATTTTTCAGCACACCGAGCTGATGCCGTTTTTACTGGAGCGCGCATCGGTCAACGGTCTGGCGGTGGATCGCCACGGCGGCTCGGTAGCGGCCTTCGGGCATCTCTATCTGCCGCGTATGCACCGCGCCGGCTTCGTTGCGCCTAACCTCGGCGAGATAGCTCCGGAGGCCAGCCCCGGCGGCTACGTCATGGACTCGCGCCCCGGCCTGTACGATTCGGTGCTGGTGCTGGACTATAAAAGCCTGTACCCGTCAATTATCCGCACCTTCCTGATCGACCCGGTGGGTCTGGTTGAGGGCATGGCGCATCCCGGCGATGCGGATTCCGTGCCCGGTTTTCGCGGCGCACGCTTCTCCCGCAGCAATCACTGCCTGCCGGACATCGTCAGCCAGATTTGGGCGGGCCGGGAGGCGGCAAAAAAACAGGGCAACAAGCCGCTGTCGCAGGCGCTGAAAATCATTATGAATGCGTTTTACGGCGTGCTGGGCACCAGCGCCTGCCGCTTCTTCGATCCGCGCCTCGCCTCCTCCATTACCCTGCGCGGCCACGAGATCATGCGTCAGACCCGGGAGCTGATCGAAGCGGAAGGCTATGACGTCATCTACGGCGATACCGATTCGACCTTCGTCTGGCTGAAGTCACCGCACGATGAAGAACAGGCCGGCGCCATTGGCCAGCGGCTGGTGGAGAAAGTGAATCAGTGGTGGCAGCAGCATGTGAGTGAGGAATACGGCCTGACCAGCGCGCTGGAGCTGGAGTATGAAACCCACTTCAGCCGTTTTCTGATGCCCACCATCCGCGGCGCGGAACAGGGCAGTAAAAAGCGCTATGCCGGCATGGTGAAAAACAGCGGCGGCGAAAAGATGATTTTTAAAGGTCTGGAAACGGTTCGCACCGACTGGACGCCGCTGGCGCAAAAATTCCAGCAGGAGCTGTATCTGAAAATTTTCAAACAGCAGCCCTATCAGGATTACATTCGCGAAACGGTCAGAAAGCTGCTGGACGGTGAGCTGGATGAGCAGCTGGTTTACAGCAAGCGGCTGCGCCGGCCGCTCGGTGACTATCAGCGAAATGTGCCGCCGCACGTGCGCGCCGCACGCATTGCCGACGACGTAAATCAGAAGCTCGGGCACCCTTTGCAGTATCAGAACGGGGGGAAGATCCGCTACGTGATTGCCACGTCAGGCCCGGAACCGCTTGAGGCACGTACCACGCCGCTGGACTACGATCACTATCTGACCCGTCAGCTGCAGCCGGTCGCCGATGGCATCCTGCCGTTCCTCGAAGATGACTTTGCTGCACTGGTCACCGGACAGCTGGGGCTTTTTTGA
- a CDS encoding DedA family protein — translation MEAWLQHIITQSLAWSLLAVGLVTFLESLALVGLLLPGTVLMASFGALIGSGQVALYPAWLAGIIGCLLGDWISYLIGWQFKGPLHRWSFIKRHQKLMDKTEHALHEHSMFTIIVGRFIGPTRPLIPLVAGMLELPVRKFLPPNIIGCLLWPPLYLLPGILAGVAIDVPKDASSGLFKWLLLLVAIVVWLGCWLSWRLLRAKKQQDWATPYLPVSRLRWLAPVMLAVAIGSFTAIQFHPLMPVFRHLLWQVFF, via the coding sequence ATGGAAGCCTGGCTGCAACACATCATTACTCAATCGCTGGCATGGTCGCTGCTGGCCGTGGGTCTGGTGACTTTTTTAGAATCCCTGGCGCTGGTGGGGCTGCTGCTTCCCGGCACCGTGTTGATGGCTTCCTTTGGTGCGCTGATTGGCAGCGGTCAGGTGGCGCTGTATCCCGCCTGGCTGGCCGGGATTATTGGCTGCCTGCTGGGGGACTGGATCTCGTACTTGATCGGCTGGCAGTTTAAGGGGCCGCTGCATCGCTGGTCGTTTATAAAACGACACCAGAAGCTGATGGATAAAACCGAGCATGCCCTGCACGAGCACAGCATGTTTACGATTATCGTTGGGCGCTTTATCGGACCCACGCGGCCGCTGATCCCGCTGGTTGCCGGCATGCTGGAACTGCCGGTGCGCAAGTTTTTACCCCCGAATATCATCGGCTGCCTGCTGTGGCCGCCGCTGTATCTGCTGCCGGGCATTCTCGCCGGGGTGGCGATTGACGTGCCGAAAGATGCCAGCAGCGGCCTGTTTAAATGGCTGCTGCTGCTGGTGGCAATCGTGGTGTGGCTGGGCTGCTGGCTGAGCTGGCGCCTGCTGCGGGCCAAAAAGCAACAGGACTGGGCTACGCCGTATCTGCCCGTATCGCGCCTGCGCTGGCTGGCACCGGTAATGCTGGCCGTGGCGATTGGCAGCTTTACGGCTATACAGTTCCACCCGCTGATGCCGGTGTTTCGTCATCTGCTGTGGCAGGTCTTCTTTTGA
- the thiP gene encoding thiamine/thiamine pyrophosphate ABC transporter permease ThiP produces the protein MATRRQPLIPGWLIPGGLTALLLAGVALLAFLSLWFNAPQSDWRSILSDSYLWHVLRFSFWQALLSALLSVLPAIPLARALYRRRFPGRSSLLRLCAMTLVLPVLVAVFGILSVYGRSGWLAQLCALVGIDYTFTPYGLQGILLAHIFFNLPLASRLLLQALQQIPGEQRQLAAQLGLRGWMHFRIVEWPWLRRQILPAGALIFMLCFASFATVLSLGGGPRATTIELAIFQALSFDYDPGRAALLALLQMICCLGLVLLSQRLNKAMPAGSDSLGGWRNPEDSRRAQLQDGLLIVLALLLILPPLLAVVVDGLRQGVSGVLVQPALWQATFTSLRIALGAGLLSVVLTVMLLWSSRELRLRLHPRWGQTLELSGMLILAMPGIVLATGFFLLLNATVGLPQSADGIVIFTNALMAIPYAMKVLENPLRDIAERYNRLCQSLGIQGWNRLRLIELRALKRPLAQALAFACVLSIGDFGVVALFGNENFRTLPFYLHQQIGSYRSSEGAVTALLLLLLCFLLFTLIEKLPGRHVKPD, from the coding sequence ATGGCAACGCGCCGTCAGCCGCTGATCCCCGGCTGGCTGATCCCGGGCGGTCTGACGGCTCTGCTGCTGGCCGGCGTCGCCCTGCTGGCCTTCCTGTCGCTGTGGTTTAACGCGCCACAGAGCGACTGGCGCAGCATTCTGTCAGACAGCTATCTCTGGCACGTGCTGCGCTTTTCGTTCTGGCAGGCGCTGCTCTCCGCCCTGCTGTCGGTGCTGCCTGCGATCCCGCTGGCTCGTGCGCTCTATCGCCGCCGCTTCCCCGGGCGCAGCAGCCTGCTGCGCCTGTGCGCGATGACGCTGGTGCTGCCGGTGCTGGTCGCCGTCTTTGGCATCCTCAGCGTGTATGGCCGCAGCGGCTGGCTGGCTCAGCTCTGCGCGCTGGTCGGCATTGACTACACCTTTACTCCCTATGGCCTGCAGGGCATTCTGCTGGCGCATATCTTCTTCAATCTGCCGCTGGCCAGCCGGCTGCTGCTGCAGGCGCTGCAGCAAATCCCCGGCGAGCAGCGCCAGCTCGCGGCCCAGCTCGGCCTGCGCGGCTGGATGCACTTTCGCATTGTGGAATGGCCGTGGCTTCGTCGCCAGATCCTGCCCGCCGGCGCGCTGATTTTTATGCTCTGCTTCGCCAGCTTTGCCACCGTACTGTCGCTGGGCGGCGGACCACGCGCCACCACCATCGAACTGGCGATTTTTCAGGCGCTGAGCTTTGATTACGATCCCGGCCGGGCCGCGCTTCTGGCGCTGCTGCAGATGATCTGCTGCCTGGGACTGGTGCTGCTCAGCCAGCGGCTGAACAAGGCGATGCCGGCGGGAAGCGACAGCCTCGGCGGCTGGCGAAATCCGGAGGACAGCCGCCGCGCCCAACTGCAGGACGGCCTGCTGATTGTGCTGGCGCTGCTGCTGATCCTGCCGCCGCTGCTGGCGGTCGTCGTTGACGGACTGCGCCAGGGCGTGAGCGGCGTGCTGGTTCAGCCCGCGCTCTGGCAGGCCACGTTTACCTCACTGCGCATTGCGCTGGGCGCCGGGCTGCTGAGCGTTGTGCTGACGGTAATGCTGCTGTGGAGTAGCCGGGAACTGCGCCTGCGCCTGCATCCCCGCTGGGGGCAAACGCTGGAGCTGAGCGGGATGCTGATCCTCGCCATGCCCGGCATCGTGCTGGCGACCGGGTTTTTCCTGCTGCTTAACGCCACGGTGGGCCTGCCGCAGTCGGCGGACGGTATCGTGATTTTTACCAACGCGCTGATGGCCATTCCCTACGCGATGAAGGTGCTGGAGAACCCGCTGCGCGACATCGCCGAACGCTATAACCGTCTGTGCCAGTCGCTGGGTATCCAGGGCTGGAACCGCCTGCGGCTGATTGAGCTGCGCGCGCTGAAGCGGCCGCTGGCCCAGGCGCTGGCCTTTGCCTGCGTGCTGTCGATCGGGGATTTTGGCGTGGTGGCGCTGTTCGGCAATGAAAACTTCCGCACGCTGCCGTTTTATCTTCATCAGCAGATTGGATCCTACCGCAGCAGCGAAGGTGCGGTGACCGCGCTGCTGCTGCTGCTGCTCTGCTTCCTGCTTTTTACCCTGATTGAAAAACTGCCGGGGCGCCATGTTAAGCCTGACTAA